The following are encoded together in the Triticum dicoccoides isolate Atlit2015 ecotype Zavitan chromosome 6B, WEW_v2.0, whole genome shotgun sequence genome:
- the LOC119324724 gene encoding probable peroxygenase 5 yields MDARPRRASSSPAAATAALSLLLLFPMFLGGQASAYGDDSGAGSMTALQKHAAFFDGDKDGVVTFSETYAAFRALGFGYAASTLSATFINGVLGPQTRPENDTARMSIYIENIHKGIHGSDSGAYDSQGRFVPEKFEAAFAKHAKTVPDALTSAEVDELITANREPSDYAGWAGASAEWKLLYSIGKDKDGLLRKDAARGVYDGSLFARVVQERRTSIGETQA; encoded by the exons ATGGATGCAAGACCGCGACGGGCATCGtcctcgccggcggcggcgacggcggccttgTCCCTGCTGCTCCTGTTCCCCATGTTCTTAG GGGGGCAGGCGTCGGCGTACGGCGACGATTCGGgcgccggcagcatgacggcgctgCAGAAGCACGCGGCGTTCTTCGACGGCGACAAGGACGGCGTCGTCACCTTCTCCGAGACATACGCAG CATTTCGGGCCCTTGGATTCGGGTATGCCGCCTCCACCTTGAGTGCTACCTTCATCAATGGCGTCCTTGGCCCCCAGACCAGACCG GAAAATGATACGGCGCGCATGTCCATCTACATCGAGAACATCCACAAGGGCATCCATGGGAGCGATTCAGGCGCGTATGACTCTCAAGGAAG GTTCGTTCCCGAGAAGTTCGAGGCGGCATTCGCCAAGCACGCCAAGACGGTGCCGGACGCCCTGACGTCCGCGGAGGTGGACGAGCTGATCACCGCGAATCGGGAGCCCAGCGACTACGCGGGATG GGCGGGCGCGTCGGCGGAGTGGAAGTTGCTGTACAGCATCGGCAAGGACAAGGACGGGCTCCTCCGCAAGGACGCCGCCAGGGGCGTCTACGACGGCAGCCTCTTCGCCAGGGTGGTGCAGGAGCGGAGGACATCTATAGGAGAAACCCAGGCATGA